The window ttttctgatcattttaccccttgtccataccgtgctatcgatacggtaccaatatcgatgactagcaaaatcaaTATCGGAtgatacaataccaatacttagaaccatgagtGCAACACTCCATGAAAAGGTAAAAATCCCTAAGAACACGATGATCATTTCACGCGGCCCTCTGTCTGATACAGTGCACACGCCATACACAACATGTAGCACTCTCtttcccaaaaatatataaaaaagaaaaaactacatAATTATGAACTGGGTCGGAAATCTGCATAGACTGAAAGCCTAAGGGTATTAAGGTcatttgaaaaactagaattCCATCTCATTGATGGTGTACGGTGTACCAGGCTTAAATGACATTTTcgttattttattaaaaaatgggGGATATTCTTGTAATGGCGACATGTTTTCTAAGTCACGAGGAGCATGCACCACTACTGAAGTCTCTGCTATTTAAATATGACTGAAAGTCATTTGAGATCCGACGATTCCTGTTCAGCGAGCTCAAGGGTTCAAAGTTTCATGGCATCTTGAGAGGAAGCCAGACCTTGAGGGTAGAATTTTTGTCTTTTAGATCGATATCTCTTTGCTGAAGCCCCAGATCCATCTTCTGAACgcctttgtctttctttttcaaGGTAATTTTTGCTTCTGTCTCTGTAACATTTGATgcttcctttgtctttcgttTTCCTTATGCTTTCATATCATGTAGAATTCTTGCTTAGATTTATTAGATATCCACGCCTGTTTTCAAGTATATTTCCATTAGTcgatgatgatttttttttacaaaaaaattcaCTACGTTTTAATGGATTCTGTGGtttgtggttgttgttgttgcagatTTTAATGAGTTTGCGCTCTCGATCTCTGCTTGTAAGCCTTATCGTACGAAGATCTAGTCGATTTAGATGGAAATACTCGATCCATCGTGTTACAGGCTTCTAGGTCCTTGAAATCTCAGTTAGATTTactaccctcccccccccccccctcaaaaaaaaaaaaattctgttagAAACAGATGCCTTCAATAGTTTCCCTAGTTTCATTTTTAAATGAGTTGGCTTGAATCTCCGATCCTTTGAGAAGCTGTAGACTCAACTGGTGTTTTGGTTAGCCGTCAAGTGTTCAAATTTGAATCTTCAGCCGTGGAGAATCAGCCCACTGAAGTTTAAGCCTTTGATCCATGCTGTAGATAGGCAAGCTaggcctctttttttttttttttaaacttttggcCTTCTCCCACCTTTCTTGATTCTTGAACGGTATATCTTGGTCAAGTTTGCTGCAACCACTGATACGCCAAAATGGAGACACTCGTTGTTGTGCAGCATCGGAATCAATACTACAGCAGGAACAAGTCTAGTATccatgatggatttggttcttCTCCATCCAGAAGCTTCAGTGAGATCAATTGTAGAACTTTTCAATCTGGAGGAGGTATTCTACCTAACCCATGGAAGCCTTCTAACAGTCCTGCTGCGTTTAATAAAGCTTGCTCTCCTCCCCGAACTCCATCCCCTGTTAATGGAAAAAGCAGTAGTGCCGTACCTATCGACATCAAGGCCACAAAGGTTGAAAGGTCTTTTAGCGATGACCTAACTTACTCTGAGCTCTGGGCAGGGCCAACTTATTCGAACTCACCTCCTCCTAGTTCATTGCCGATCCCTAAATTTTCTCTCCGGCAAAAGCGAAGTGTGTCGCTTGATGCGTCTGCTTCTGTCTCGGAGATAGTAGCGCACCCCATTGCTAGGTCTGCTC is drawn from Telopea speciosissima isolate NSW1024214 ecotype Mountain lineage chromosome 1, Tspe_v1, whole genome shotgun sequence and contains these coding sequences:
- the LOC122648829 gene encoding uncharacterized protein LOC122648829, translated to METLVVVQHRNQYYSRNKSSIHDGFGSSPSRSFSEINCRTFQSGGGILPNPWKPSNSPAAFNKACSPPRTPSPVNGKSSSAVPIDIKATKVERSFSDDLTYSELWAGPTYSNSPPPSSLPIPKFSLRQKRSVSLDASASVSEIVAHPIARSAPPSPTREPQSFQRSFFLSTDSATRDLRRILHLDISDD